Proteins from a genomic interval of Gossypium hirsutum isolate 1008001.06 chromosome A09, Gossypium_hirsutum_v2.1, whole genome shotgun sequence:
- the LOC107928565 gene encoding probable serine/threonine-protein kinase PBL1 produces the protein MGCFAVLKSKKKKSEQSVFVKPTARKEQMPTTLPEPQVQTRSLQSAPPSFKTRVKPIQPNNKATSNRTRTLSAPSSLNTAEQDALVSVEFEEQEELKSYVGVAKEQRSPSPQPLPLPSPRSSALKTMGSFKAGNVTGPLFASGPLPLPPSGTPRNFSYEEISAACHHFSSDRCTSEGLSSVMYKASFGDDSSSSKKFEATVTRLHPSTQGLRDFINEVNTLAALQHPNLCKLLGFHARDSSEQRMLVYERLFHGSLDRLLYGRSDGPPLDWNTRMKIALCSAQGLTFLHEEGPFQAMYNEFSTANIQIDKDFSAKLSGYGCVGHILEAEEIAANSFAVANLSVETLERGWLTPKSNVWTFGIVLLELLTGRKNLDTRHPREERNLVKWSRPFLADDCRLSLIMDPQLKGRFPMKAARTVAGIAQRCLQKDPSERPTMRTIVENLRIIQDMKYSCRFPLQEPAAIAGKHMLRSPSLNGIITPATAPKFGFSPSPPSGIRLSVSPARAAALPLTLPPRACSSTLSLEELERQESRRSSSSTTLRRASVEGF, from the exons ATGGGTTGTTTTGCTGTTTTGAAAAGTAAGAAGAAAAAGTCCGAGCAGTCAGTTTTTGTGAAACCTACTGCTCGCAAGGAGCAGATGCCCACCACACTGCCTGAGCCCCAAGTTCAGACCCGATCACTGCAATCTGCGCCCCCGAGTTTTAAAACCAGAGTAAAACCTATTCAACCTAATAACAAGGCAACCAGCAATAGGACGCGCACATTATCTGCTCCATCAAGTCTCAACACCGCAGAGCAAGATGCGCTTGTGTCAGTTGAATTTGAAGAACAGGAAGAGTTAAAGAGTTACGTTGGAGTAGCAAAGGAACAGCGATCGCCAAGTCCACAACCACTGCCGCTTCCATCCCCACGCAGTTCTGCGCTGAAGACAATGGGAAGCTTTAAAGCAGGGAATGTCACTGGCCCTCTTTTTGCCTCTGGACCACTGCCCCTGCCTCCCTCTGGAACACCACGGAACTTCTCTTATGAAGAAATTTCAGCTGCTTGCCATCATTTCTCTTCTGATCGATGCACATCCGAGGGTCTTTCTTCTGTTATGTATAAGGCTTCTTTTGGAGATGACTCATCAAGTTCAAAAAAGTTTGAAGCCACTGTTACTCGCCTTCATCCATCCACTCAG GGTTTAAGGGATTTTATAAATGAAGTAAATACTCTTGCAGCATTGCAGCATCCAAACCTCTGTAAATTGCTTGGATTTCATGCGCGTGATAGTTCAGAACAAAGAATGTTGGTCTATGAGAGGCTGTTTCATGGAAGTTTAGATAGGCTTCTGTATGGGAGATCAGATGGACCACCACTTGATTGGAATACCCGAATGAAAATTGCTTTATGTTCTGCACAGGGTCTTACTTTCTTGCATGAGGAAGGACCATTTCAG GCAATGTATAATGAATTTTCAACTGCCAACATACAGATTGACAAAGATTTTAGTGCAAAGCTTTCAGGATATGGGTGTGTTGGTCATATCCTAGAGGCGGAAGAGATTGCTGCTAATTCATTC GCTGTGGCGAATCTGTCAGTAGAGACACTGGAGAGAGGATGGCTAACTCCAAAGAGCAATGTTTGGACTTTTGGAATTGTCCTACTTGAATTACTTACCGGCCGGAAGAACCTTGACACCCGTCATCCCAGGGAAGAGCGGAACCTAGTGAAGTGGAGTCGACCATTCCTAGCTGACGATTGTAGATTATCACTCATAATGGATCCTCAACTCAAAGGTCGTTTTCCTATGAAAGCTGCACGCACAGTAGCCGGCATCGCACAAAGATGTCTCCAAAAAGACCCATCAGAGAGGCCTACCATGAGAACCATAGTTGAGAATCTCAGAATCATCCAAGACATGAAATATTCCTGTCGGTTTCCTCTCCAAGAGCCCGCTGCAATTGCTGGAAAACACATGTTAAGGTCTCCTAGTCTTAACGGGATCATCACCCCTGCTACTGCACCCAAGTTCGGTTTCTCACCGTCACCGCCATCAGGAATCCGGCTATCTGTTTCTCCTGCAAGAGCAGCTGCTTTGCCTTTGACGCTTCCACCGCGAGCTTGTTCCTCTACCCTCTCACTCGAGGAACTCGAAAGGCAAGAAAGTAGGCGATCATCATCATCGACAACCCTTAGAAGGGCTAGTGTGGAAGGATTTTGA
- the LOC107928499 gene encoding F-box/FBD/LRR-repeat protein At3g52680, whose protein sequence is MVMATRWKKYSKRNTYYFRYRRRLILEMYRKYSQRYKDYLRYQLRKTLHLGTRNDFISFRIPSYGRFPNLKVLNLKLHLTLPNSVFLKRLFRSCPLLEDLYMDITCVDNFDQTFRFCIPTLILLQLKLNADEFDSCRHKEFIINTPNLESLSITDPSLSCFRIHDIVLPSLIQANLSIGKSSYVHDFQVSKDEASRVMEALKGVRNAIDLTLPFGTTSALSYCFDDGDDFPIFPCLLDLQLGIDYCFGWKLLPYFLENSPVLRYISLYRESETKYTTAIAEGKHKEADDTYGWKPPKQVPECLMDRLKNIEVRNLWRRKSECEVVKYLLENGKALEKMRISFEEDGISDEIDEDTIENFPRASESMILKISD, encoded by the exons ATGGTAATGGCTACTAGGTGGAAGAAATACAGTAAGCGCAATACGTACTACTTCAGATATCGCCGACGTCTAATTTTGGAAATGTATAGGAAATACAGCCAACGCTATAAAGACTATTTACGTTACCAATTAAGGAAAACACTACATCTTGGAACTCGAAACGATTTCATCAGTTTCCGTATTCCCTCCTATGGTCGTTTCCCTAATCTGAAAGTCCTAAACCTCAAGCTCCATCTTACACTACCCAATAGCGTGTTTTTGAAGAGGTTATTTCGTAGCTGTCCATTGCTTGAAGACTTGTATATGGATATTACTTGTGTAGACAATTTTGACCAAACTTTCAGATTTTGTATACCAACTCTGATACTTTTGCAGTTGAAATTGAATGCTGATGAGTTTGACAGCTGCAGGCATAAAGAGTTTATCATCAACACCCCAAACCTTGAATCCCTTTCCATTACAGATCCCTCCTTATCTTGTTTTAGGATTCATGATATAGTACTCCCCTCACTAATTCAAGCCAATTTGTCCATTGGGAAGTCTAGTTACGTCCATGATTTTCAAGTTTCCAAGGACGAAGCTAGCCGAGTGATGGAAGCTCTCAAAGGAGTTAGAAATGCTATAGATCTAACTCTTCCGTTTGGTACTACTTCT GCTCTCAGCTATTGTTTTGATGATGGTGATGATTTCCCAATATTCCCATGTTTGCTGGACCTTCAGTTGGGTATCGATTATTGCTTTGGATGGAAATTGTTACCCTACTTCTTGGAAAACTCACCTGTTTTGCGATACATTTCGTTGTATAGG GAAAGTGAGACGAAATATACTACAGCAATTGCTGAGGGGAAACATAAGGAAGCTGATGATACATATGGTTGGAAACCACCAAAGCAAGTACCAGAGTGTTTAATGGACAGGCTTAAGAACATCGAGGTGAGGAATCTATGGAGAAGAAAATCAGAATGCGAAGTGGTGAAGTATTTGTTGGAAAATGGGAAAGCATTGGAGAAGATGAGAATCAGTTTTGAAGAGGATGGTATTAGTGATGAGATAGATGAAGATACAATTGAAAACTTTCCAAGGGCTTCTGAAAGTATGATATTGAAGATTTCCGATTAA
- the LOC107928436 gene encoding elongation factor P → MAMAMAGTATFSISSATSIFRTSSSLKFSSKPVLIPMRFSPKTQSPPRTLRIYALTSNDIKVGTNLEVDGAPWRILEFLHVKPGKGAAFVRTKMRNYITGNTVEKTFRAGSTIEEANVFKESKQFTYKDGSQFVFMDLNTFEESRLNEADVGDKTKWLKEGMDCNLLFWNGKIIDFELPITVQLTVVDVDPGLKGDTASGGSKPATVDTGAVVNVPLFVNIGDEILVDTRTGQYMSRA, encoded by the exons ATGGCTATGGCGATGGCGGGAACTGCAACCTTCAGTATCTCATCAGCTACTTCAATCTTCCGGACTTCATCTTCACTTAAATTCTCTTCAAAACCAGTGCTTATTCCAATGCGTTTTTCTCCAAAAACCCAATCTCCTCCCAGAACTCTCC GGATTTACGCTTTGACTAGTAACGATATCAAAGTGGGTACTAACCTTGAAGTTGACGGTGCTCCTTGGCGAATTTTGG AGTTTCTTCATGTGAAACCTGGAAAAGGGGCTGCATTTGTGAGGACCAAAATGCGCAATTATATCACTGGAAACACTGTGGAGAAAACGTTTCGAGCTGGAAGTACG ATTGAGGAGGCAAACGTTTTCAAGGAATCGAAGCAGTTCACATACAAAGATGGTTCCCAGTTTGTCTTCATGGACCTG AACACATTCGAAGAATCCCGTCTAAATGAGGCAGATGTAGGTGACAAGACGAAGTGGTTGAAAGAGGGAATGGACTGCAATTTGCTCTTCTGGAACGGAAAG ATTATTGATTTTGAGCTCCCCATCACGGTTCAGCTTACTGTGGTCGACGTCGATCCAGGTCTCAAAGGTGACACTGCTTCAG GTGGATCGAAGCCTGCAACTGTTGATACAGGCGCAGTGGTTAATGTTCCGCTATTCGTAAACATTGGTGATGAAATATTGGTGGATACAAGAACTGGGCAATATATGAGCCGTGCATAA
- the LOC107928515 gene encoding vacuolar-sorting receptor 1, with amino-acid sequence MREKLRVLIWVCMLLWGNCLGSFVVEKNSLKVTSSGESIVGVYDSAIGSFGVPKHGGTLVGRVVYPEANKRGCITFDQFGMSFKSRLGALPVVLLLDRGDCFFALKALSAQQAGAAAILIADDRNEPLITLNTPEETPAFAEYVQDIAIPSALITKSLGDRIKEALSNGDHVDINLHWRESLLRPDELVEYEFWTNGDYECGPTCDSQLEFINNFKGAAQILEQKGYTRFTPHYMTWYCPASFILTKQCKTQCINHGRYCAPDLKHYPNRGYDGKDIVIQNLRQACLFKVANESGKPWLWWDYVTDFAIRCKWIDKYTKECADKVIQSLGIDVTKIDDCIGDIEADAQNPILEAEQKAQIGEGNRGDVTMLPTLMINNRQYRGKLEKGAVLKAICAGFQDATEQAICLSEVLSDIETNRCLENNGGCWEDNIANITACRDTIRGRVCECPVVNGVKYYGDGYTHCESKHVYLTRKKPSLQNRDSGYTYCESKYISLMRKKLSLQRCNPGEIVVWAIILGLGVAGAAGYAYYKYKILTTWIPRFAQYSALNNKA; translated from the exons ATGAGAGAGAAGCTTAGGGTATTAATTTGGGTATGCATGTTGTTATGGGGGAATTGTTTGGGCAGTTTTGTGGTGGAGAAGAACAGTTTGAAAGTGACATCGTCGGGGGAGTCAATCGTAGGGGTTTATGATAGTGCGATTGGGAGTTTTGGGGTTCCTAAGCACGGTGGAACCTTGGTGGGTAGGGTTGTTTATCCTGAAGCAAACAAACGTGGATGCATCACCTTTGATCAATTTGGCATGTCCTTCAAATCAAGGCTTGGTGCACTTCCCGTTGTTCTCCTTCTTGATCGTGGAG ATTGCTTCTTCGCCTTGAAGGCACTGAGTGCTCAGCAAGCTGGAGCTGCTGCCATTCTCATCGCCGATGACCGTAATGAGCCCTTGATAACCCTGAATACCCCTGAAGAAACGCCTGCTTTTGCCGAATACGTGCAGGACATCGCCATTCCATCAGCTCTCATTACTAAATCACTAGGTGACAGAATCAAGGAGGCCCTTAGTAATGGGGACCATGTTGATATAAACCTTCACTGGAGGGAGTCTCTTCTACGTCCTGACGAGCTGGTTGAGTACGAGTTTTGGACCAACGGCGACTATGAGTGTGGGCCAACATGTGACAGCCAGCTCGAATTCATCAACAACTTCAAGGGAGCTGCTCAAATACTTGAGCAGAAAGGGTACACTCGTTTCACGCCACATTATATGACTTGGTATTGCCCTGCATCTTTTATTTTGACCAAACAGTGCAAAACGCAATGCATCAATCATGGGAGGTACTGTGCTCCGGATCTCAAGCATTATCCTAACAGAGGATATGACGGTAAAGATATTGTCATTCAAAATCTTCGACAAGCTTGCCTTTTCAAAGTTGCAAATGAAAGTGGAAAGCCATGGCTTTGGTGGGATTACGTTACAGACTTTGCGATCCGCTGCAAGTGGATAGACAAGTACACTAAAGAGTGTGCAGATAAAGTTATCCAATCTCTCG GTATTGATGTTACTAAAATCGACGACTGTATTGGAGACATCGAGGCTGATGCACAGAATCCGATTCTTGAAGCTGAACAAAAAGCACAG ATTGGGGAAGGCAACCGTGGAGATGTTACTATGTTGCCAACTCTAATGATAAATAACAGGCAGTATCGAG GGAAGTTGGAGAAAGGAGCTGTTCTCAAGGCAATTTGTGCAGGTTTTCAAGATGCCACAGAGCAAGCGATTTGTTTAAGTGAAG TCTTATCGGATATAGAAACCAATCGGTGCTTGGAAAACAACGGTGGGTGCTGGGAGGACAACATTGCTAACATTACTGCATGCAGA GATACCATCCGTGGACGAGTATGCGAGTGCCCCGTTGTTAACGGTGTGAAGTATTACGGAGACGGTTATACGCATTGCGAAAGTAAACATGTTTACTTGACAAGAAAGAAACCTAGTTTACAAAATAGAGACAGTGGTTATACGTATTGTGAAAGCAAATATATTTCCTTGATGAGGAAGAAACTTAGTTTACAAAGATGTAATCCTGGTGAGATCGTCGTTTGGGCAATAATTCTCGGACTAGGTGTTGCTGGAGCTGCTGGATATGCCTATTACAAATACAAAATCCTG ACCACATGGATTCCAAGATTTGCACAATACTCGGCACTGAATAACAAAGCATAA
- the LOC107928553 gene encoding transcription elongation factor TFIIS has protein sequence MERELLHLFDAAKKSADLAASDAVSSNAPEVSRCVDALNQLKDFPVTYDTLVSTQVGKKLRPLTKHPREKIKTVASDLLELWKKIVIEETTKSKKNGTTSAVKVEKLPKPSAVKSEKLYNTESVKVERSKGDSVKPIKVEKKESNGDTVMVDKRDRGDTGKIETIYKDERQAPNVKKQYQPPAGPPKLTSLVKCNDPLRDKFREILVEALSKVPSEADEDLLDQVNACDPIRVAVSVESVMFEKMGKSNGAQKFKYRSIMFNIKDPKNPDLRRKVLLGDVKPERLITMTPEEMASDERQRENKEIKDKALFDCERGGAPKATTDQFKCGRCGQRKTTYYQMQTRSADEPMTTYVTCVNCNNHWKFC, from the exons ATGGAGAGGGAGCTGCTGCATTTGTTCGACGCCGCCAAAAAATCCGCCGATTTGGCCGCCTCCGACGCCGTTTCCTCCAACGCCCCCGAAGTTTCCAGATGCGTTGACGCCTTGAATCAGCTTAAAGATTTCCCCGTCACTTATGACACTCTTGTTTCTACACAG GTTGGAAAAAAGCTGCGACCTCTCACAAAGCATCCTAGAGAGAAAATCAAGACTGTGGCTTCTGACTTGCTTGAGTTGTGGAAGAAAATTGTTATTGAGGAGACTACCAAGAGTAAGAAAAATGGCACCACTAGTGCTGTCAAGGTTGAGAAACTTCCTAAGCCAAGTGCTGTAAAGTCTGAAAAACTCTACAATACAGAATCTGTGAAGGTTGAGAGATCTAAAGGTGATTCGGTAAAACCCATCAAAGTTGAAAAAAAGGAATCAAATGGAGATACTGTAATGGTTGACAAGAGAGATCGAGGAGATACCGGGAAGATTGAAACAATTTATAAGGATGAGAGACAAGCACCAAATGTCAAGAAACAATATCAGCCGCCCGCTGGTCCTCCGAAGTTGACATCATTGGTCAAATGTAATGATCCTTTGCGTGACAAATTCCGTGAGATTCTTGTAGAGGCCTTGTCTAAAGTTCCCAGTGAGGCTGATGAAGACTTGCTGGATCAAGTGAATGCTTGTGACCCTATCCGGGTTGCTGTATCTGTTGAATCTGTGATGTTTGAGAAGATGGGTAAATCAAATGGTGCCCAGAAATTTAAGTACAGATCTATAATGTTCAATATCAAGGATCCAAAGAATCCAGATTTAAGGAGGAAGGTTCTTCTGGGCGATGTGAAACCTGAAAGGCTTATAACTATGACCCCAGAGGAAATGGCCAGTGATGAGAGGCAacgtgaaaataaagaaattaaagacAAAGCTCTGTTTGATTGTGAACGTGGTGGTGCACCAAAGGCCACGACAGATCAATTTAAGTGTGGGCGTTGTGGTCAACGCAAGACCACTTACTATCAAATGCAAACAAGGAGTGCAGATGAACCTATGACAACCTATGTAACATGCGTAAACTGCAACAACCATTGGAAATTCTGTTAG